The following coding sequences are from one bacterium window:
- a CDS encoding cytochrome c3 family protein, which translates to MVGAIMLPRVQIASSDATFADNRCLPCHENVFDQLPAKSVHKPFEERKCYQCHQSQFPGLLEHSFTFPELAPDHTFAFALKGFGAENALQVSSLYSFSPRDIDINGAALSFPGSDGFPRISIVRDVRQTDILKLSWTTTGPKSCILEWGELQGSMGQTQSVHVEKLPLGVEIGITACYQCHPKNKLGISHPVNVVPSPNIREKMKTSGLPTGKNGLLLCVTCHFPHASGKESLGRKAVSEELCVACHSKEIYNPE; encoded by the coding sequence ATGGTAGGGGCCATTATGCTGCCCCGGGTGCAAATTGCCTCCTCGGATGCCACCTTTGCGGATAACCGCTGTCTGCCCTGTCATGAAAATGTTTTCGATCAATTACCAGCAAAAAGTGTACATAAGCCCTTCGAGGAAAGAAAATGTTACCAGTGCCACCAGTCCCAGTTTCCGGGGCTGTTAGAGCACTCATTCACTTTTCCGGAGCTTGCTCCTGACCATACCTTTGCTTTTGCATTGAAAGGGTTTGGGGCGGAAAATGCACTTCAGGTATCTTCGCTCTATTCTTTTTCTCCCAGAGATATTGATATCAACGGTGCAGCATTGAGCTTTCCCGGCTCGGACGGCTTTCCCCGGATCAGTATTGTCAGAGATGTCCGACAGACTGACATTCTCAAGCTCAGTTGGACGACAACCGGGCCAAAGAGCTGCATCCTCGAATGGGGTGAGCTGCAAGGCTCAATGGGTCAGACCCAATCGGTTCATGTTGAAAAATTGCCCCTTGGGGTGGAGATTGGCATTACAGCCTGCTATCAGTGTCATCCGAAAAATAAGCTGGGCATATCCCATCCGGTGAATGTTGTGCCTTCTCCGAATATACGGGAAAAAATGAAAACCTCCGGTCTGCCAACCGGGAAAAATGGATTATTGCTGTGTGTCACCTGCCACTTCCCCCATGCGAGCGGCAAGGAATCCCTTGGGCGGAAAGCGGTCAGTGAGGAACTTTGCGTGGCCTGCCATTCAAAAGAGATTTATAATCCAGAATGA
- a CDS encoding HAMP domain-containing protein — MEHVHHKRKWLNPGIKREMQLRIFIRILLIVVISSVISGSIFYLYSNRTIESTYRQFHVQLHNMRQVLIPWTLVALGLGGFAAFAAALFYPQKIAGPIYRLERKIQSIGRGNLNGEIRLRPGDELHDLAREINQMGVSLRERLLSARKASDRLETMIREDLSRHCSHEVVDKLHHESVELRRIFDEFTL, encoded by the coding sequence ATGGAGCATGTCCATCACAAGAGAAAATGGCTTAATCCCGGAATAAAAAGGGAGATGCAGCTTCGGATTTTCATCAGGATTTTGCTCATCGTGGTTATCTCCTCAGTAATCAGCGGAAGCATTTTTTACCTTTACAGCAACCGGACAATCGAGTCAACGTACCGGCAGTTTCATGTTCAATTGCATAATATGCGGCAGGTCCTGATCCCCTGGACACTGGTGGCTCTTGGCCTTGGCGGATTTGCGGCTTTTGCGGCCGCACTCTTTTACCCCCAGAAAATAGCCGGTCCCATTTACCGGCTGGAACGGAAAATTCAGAGTATTGGCCGGGGAAACCTGAACGGGGAGATTCGACTGCGGCCAGGCGACGAGCTGCATGATCTGGCCAGAGAGATTAACCAGATGGGGGTCAGCTTACGAGAGCGGCTGCTGTCGGCCAGGAAGGCATCTGATCGGCTTGAGACCATGATCCGGGAAGACCTTTCCCGTCATTGTTCGCACGAAGTGGTTGACAAATTACACCATGAGAGCGTCGAGTTAAGAAGAATATTTGATGAATTTACCCTGTAG
- a CDS encoding peptidyl-prolyl cis-trans isomerase yields the protein MSLSKSYHRIDFFFLAVVVLFIPVTSSCISSLRPKSKVIARIDNFLITGDDLMEELRRFHLRMMRSGQATNLDISGFLNELIDRRLIIQEAQRMGLDRDPGFRRALADEKERICLELLRREKIEKPAGSLTQEDIDSYFQATGQPSPRLSNLSRIEAHKVKMWKEEKHSQAYVQELRQRAKIEIFESRMADPTALRKSSDPVALVNGEDIRGQDLFEGITARDDAGPSATGTRKELDRLIGYWLLRQEANRLGYPARKEVKDHMRRYEEDLLYRTLCQKVIASKVQVEREEIERYYQDNRSNFTTDTMVSLDEIRVRDPNSAREIHRELLQGADFAFLASQRASELPGGQPDSGKWVSVQKMRPELKLLVSDLKEGEISAPVRLGEEYSIFRVKGKKGGEQIPLEKARVWIEQEIGGMKARSVTQELVQRLRADSKVVIDERNLRELTSAYQP from the coding sequence ATGTCTTTATCGAAATCATACCACCGGATCGATTTTTTCTTTCTTGCCGTGGTAGTGCTTTTTATTCCCGTCACCAGTAGTTGTATTTCCTCCCTGCGACCGAAAAGTAAGGTCATCGCACGTATCGATAATTTTCTCATCACCGGCGATGATCTCATGGAGGAACTGCGGCGGTTCCATCTCCGGATGATGCGCTCCGGGCAGGCCACTAATCTTGATATTTCCGGTTTTCTCAATGAGCTGATCGACCGCAGGCTTATCATCCAGGAAGCGCAGCGAATGGGGCTTGACCGCGATCCCGGTTTCAGGAGGGCATTGGCTGACGAAAAGGAGCGCATCTGCCTTGAATTGCTCCGCAGGGAAAAGATCGAAAAGCCTGCCGGATCACTGACCCAGGAGGATATCGATTCATACTTCCAGGCCACTGGCCAGCCTTCACCCCGATTGTCCAACCTGAGCCGCATTGAAGCGCATAAGGTGAAGATGTGGAAGGAGGAAAAGCACAGTCAGGCTTATGTGCAGGAATTGAGGCAGCGGGCAAAAATCGAGATTTTCGAATCGAGGATGGCTGATCCGACAGCCCTGCGGAAGAGTTCGGATCCGGTTGCCCTCGTCAATGGAGAGGATATCCGTGGTCAGGACCTCTTCGAGGGAATAACGGCCAGGGATGACGCCGGGCCTTCGGCCACGGGGACCCGAAAGGAGCTTGACCGTCTGATCGGCTATTGGCTGCTGCGGCAGGAGGCCAACCGGCTGGGATATCCGGCCAGAAAAGAAGTAAAAGACCATATGCGGCGGTATGAGGAGGATCTTCTCTACCGGACCTTGTGTCAAAAAGTGATCGCCTCGAAGGTGCAGGTTGAGCGTGAAGAGATAGAACGCTACTACCAGGACAACCGCTCCAATTTTACGACTGATACGATGGTTTCTCTTGACGAGATCAGGGTCAGGGATCCGAATTCAGCCCGGGAAATTCATCGTGAATTGCTCCAGGGAGCTGACTTTGCCTTTCTGGCCAGCCAGAGGGCCTCGGAGTTGCCGGGTGGCCAGCCCGACAGCGGAAAGTGGGTATCGGTTCAAAAGATGCGGCCAGAGTTAAAGCTCCTGGTATCGGACCTGAAAGAAGGGGAGATAAGCGCCCCCGTACGATTGGGCGAAGAGTATTCCATTTTCAGGGTAAAGGGGAAAAAGGGCGGAGAACAGATCCCCCTGGAAAAAGCCAGGGTATGGATCGAACAGGAGATAGGCGGGATGAAAGCCCGCTCGGTGACTCAGGAACTGGTCCAGCGCCTGCGGGCGGATTCCAAAGTCGTTATTGATGAGCGTAACCTGCGCGAATTGACCTCAGCATATCAACCTTGA
- a CDS encoding cytochrome c3 family protein encodes MMDSQNKSQSKSFCASILILYLCGIVFLSCLLSSCVQPQRKRGRFASSRCAECHQSKVQGYLQKARIHKPVRDMDCHLCHEPHGYVGALQVRDEGGARLCYRCHTKMAAQTSKVSVHQPVRKEKCTACHDPHSSDSPSMLKQAGQNLCFGCHDKTPFNQPNRHKALEKGCQVCHPPHAAQQPKLLTGEEQKLCLECHSLGKEKLAAAHQGYQVKDRCCSECHNPHSSEKKSLLRRKVHKPVQDQTCAICHLPADSKEPFAVKKKARIDDLCYQCHSREKYHTSTKTIHQPIREGKCLDCHNPHASDLTGLLSGQESQGCYQCHQEVQKEAGHKTAHSPLKKGECITCHDPHSATVKWRQGKEADFCYQCHDKEKSMVGQQEIVHAPVRTGECLTCHTGHASVSPGLLREPIPRLCYRCHPEAEKQFTRVHAHTPVKEGNCLGCHNAHTGKYKNLLLLPSAELCWSCHLALRKQLEDTALHVPVKGGQCRECHDPHASDHKDMLAADTGRICLTGTCHQPLAQSLADNGQSVHSPVMDLQCQSCHSPHGSRISHQLLSQAKTLCFSCHKDQEKNMQAAGEKAHPPVREGNCLTCHSGHRSAYSALLARGVDSICLSCHKQSEKSFLQAHGNREPQKERCLDCHNPHSSEGQGLFRKVIHEPFQEKKCNVCHKNAR; translated from the coding sequence ATGATGGACAGTCAAAACAAGAGCCAAAGTAAGAGCTTCTGTGCCAGTATCTTGATACTCTACCTCTGTGGCATCGTGTTTTTATCCTGCCTGCTTTCATCCTGCGTTCAGCCGCAGAGGAAGCGGGGACGGTTTGCCAGCAGCCGGTGTGCGGAATGTCATCAGTCCAAGGTCCAGGGCTATCTGCAAAAAGCCCGGATCCATAAGCCGGTCAGGGATATGGATTGCCATCTGTGCCACGAGCCGCATGGGTATGTCGGGGCCTTGCAGGTGCGGGACGAAGGGGGGGCCAGGCTCTGTTACCGCTGCCATACGAAAATGGCGGCTCAAACCTCGAAAGTCTCTGTGCATCAGCCGGTCCGGAAGGAGAAATGCACGGCCTGTCATGATCCTCATTCTTCGGACAGTCCATCGATGCTCAAACAGGCAGGGCAAAATCTGTGCTTTGGCTGTCATGACAAGACACCTTTTAACCAGCCCAACAGGCACAAGGCCCTGGAGAAAGGCTGCCAGGTATGTCACCCCCCCCACGCTGCACAGCAGCCGAAGCTTCTGACAGGAGAGGAGCAGAAGCTGTGCCTGGAATGCCACTCCCTGGGAAAGGAAAAACTGGCGGCGGCTCATCAGGGGTATCAGGTCAAGGACCGGTGCTGTTCAGAGTGCCATAATCCACACTCCTCAGAGAAGAAATCCCTGCTGCGACGGAAAGTGCATAAGCCGGTTCAGGATCAAACGTGCGCCATTTGTCACCTCCCTGCTGATTCGAAGGAGCCGTTTGCGGTAAAGAAAAAAGCGAGAATCGATGATTTGTGCTATCAGTGCCACAGCCGCGAAAAATACCATACGAGTACAAAAACAATCCATCAGCCGATCCGCGAAGGGAAATGCCTCGACTGCCACAATCCTCATGCTTCGGATCTCACAGGGCTGCTATCCGGGCAGGAATCGCAAGGCTGCTATCAATGTCATCAGGAGGTCCAGAAGGAGGCCGGGCACAAGACAGCTCATAGCCCCCTGAAGAAGGGGGAGTGTATAACCTGCCATGACCCGCACAGCGCAACGGTGAAATGGAGGCAGGGAAAGGAGGCGGACTTTTGTTATCAATGCCATGATAAAGAAAAAAGCATGGTGGGGCAGCAGGAGATCGTTCACGCCCCGGTGCGCACAGGTGAATGTCTGACCTGCCACACAGGTCATGCCTCGGTATCTCCCGGACTGCTCAGGGAGCCGATTCCCAGGCTCTGCTATCGGTGCCACCCTGAGGCGGAAAAGCAATTCACCAGAGTGCATGCTCATACGCCAGTGAAGGAGGGTAACTGCCTGGGCTGCCATAATGCCCATACGGGAAAATATAAGAATCTTTTGCTCCTGCCGTCGGCAGAGCTGTGCTGGAGCTGCCACCTCGCTCTGCGCAAGCAGCTTGAGGATACGGCTCTGCATGTTCCGGTCAAGGGTGGACAGTGCAGGGAATGCCACGATCCCCATGCCAGTGACCATAAGGACATGCTTGCGGCTGATACCGGGCGGATATGCCTGACCGGCACGTGCCATCAGCCGCTGGCCCAGAGCCTTGCCGACAACGGTCAATCCGTGCACAGCCCGGTCATGGACCTTCAATGTCAGTCCTGCCACAGCCCTCATGGGAGCAGGATCTCTCACCAGTTGTTAAGCCAGGCCAAAACCCTGTGCTTTTCCTGCCACAAAGACCAGGAAAAGAACATGCAGGCAGCAGGTGAAAAAGCTCATCCTCCAGTCAGGGAGGGAAATTGCCTCACCTGTCACAGCGGGCACAGGTCAGCATATTCAGCCCTGCTGGCCAGGGGGGTGGATTCAATCTGCTTATCATGTCACAAACAGAGTGAGAAATCGTTCCTGCAAGCTCATGGCAACCGTGAACCCCAAAAGGAGCGTTGTCTCGATTGCCACAATCCTCATTCTTCTGAGGGGCAGGGGCTATTCAGAAAAGTCATCCATGAACCATTTCAAGAAAAAAAGTGCAATGTTTGTCATAAGAATGCTCGATAG
- a CDS encoding cytochrome c3 family protein yields the protein MFVIRMLDRRILIFLLFIFPIILPPESWGATPAEVNCLQCHRDLEKKFASGIVHQAIRQDNCTGCHNPHTASFPHLLVRTGASLCYHCHEERKKKWQEMKMHAPLQQEGCLGCHDAHVSLYRFLVKADGQALCFRCHPAEDFRKKYVHQPVKEGKCRACHDSHASKENFLLVASPKKICLICHGQKNLTELHQGVDVRGSECTLCHSPHASGSRGLLYDFSHKPYQERQCRQCHKNEKEMQRTFVAQGANLCYTCHQKEKERFQGASRSHMASGDDECVYCHTPHVSLRKDLTRRDVRTLCLSCHPGMAVRLKEDAESFRHPEVVKGNCTSCHDPHSSSQAKFFKANSLELCTKCHARQKKASHPTGEKAIDPRDRKSPIMCDTCHDPMGTKFKYSLRLDGSEALCKQCHKR from the coding sequence ATGTTTGTCATAAGAATGCTCGATAGAAGAATATTGATCTTCCTGCTCTTCATCTTTCCGATCATCCTCCCGCCGGAATCGTGGGGGGCCACACCTGCGGAGGTAAACTGCCTCCAGTGCCACCGGGATCTGGAAAAAAAGTTTGCTTCCGGAATTGTCCATCAGGCCATCAGGCAGGATAACTGCACTGGCTGCCATAATCCGCACACGGCAAGCTTTCCGCATTTGCTGGTTCGTACGGGAGCTTCGCTCTGCTATCACTGTCATGAGGAGCGGAAAAAGAAATGGCAGGAGATGAAGATGCATGCACCGCTTCAGCAGGAAGGGTGCCTTGGCTGTCATGATGCCCATGTCTCCTTGTATCGCTTTCTGGTGAAAGCGGATGGGCAGGCACTTTGCTTCCGGTGTCATCCGGCTGAGGATTTCCGGAAAAAATATGTGCATCAGCCGGTCAAAGAAGGAAAATGCCGGGCGTGCCATGACTCCCATGCCTCGAAAGAAAATTTTCTCCTCGTTGCTTCGCCCAAAAAAATATGCCTTATCTGTCATGGACAGAAAAACCTGACCGAGCTTCACCAGGGGGTTGACGTTCGCGGCAGCGAATGTACGCTCTGCCACAGCCCGCATGCTTCGGGCAGCAGGGGATTGCTCTATGATTTTAGCCACAAGCCGTATCAGGAGCGGCAGTGCCGTCAATGCCATAAGAATGAGAAAGAAATGCAAAGAACCTTTGTTGCTCAAGGCGCGAATCTATGCTATACTTGCCACCAGAAAGAGAAGGAGCGATTCCAGGGGGCGTCCCGCAGCCATATGGCCAGCGGTGACGATGAGTGTGTATATTGTCATACTCCGCATGTCTCCCTGCGAAAAGATCTGACTCGACGGGATGTCAGGACTCTCTGTTTGAGCTGTCATCCCGGGATGGCAGTCCGGCTGAAGGAGGATGCCGAGAGCTTCAGGCATCCGGAAGTTGTGAAGGGAAACTGCACCAGTTGCCATGATCCCCATTCCTCTTCACAAGCAAAATTTTTTAAGGCAAATTCTCTCGAATTATGCACTAAATGTCATGCCAGGCAAAAGAAGGCCAGCCATCCGACAGGAGAGAAAGCTATCGACCCCAGAGACCGGAAAAGTCCGATCATGTGCGATACCTGCCATGATCCGATGGGGACAAAATTCAAATATTCTTTGCGCCTGGATGGCTCAGAGGCACTGTGCAAGCAATGTCACAAGAGATGA
- a CDS encoding YncE family protein gives MRKIWGICLVSMLLLSGCGALLAGSQKPSRFPEGTLRLAVQFQSPGHEEISFMVRDIQATRADGMVFSRPVEQVLRAGSEPRQVIFEVRLPTGAYQKIGLWFADAALHQPSADIPLDVPQEYTFLDLPVLIHPQGTVEAHINLEVRSQSRGKNAATGTGERMLFSARLTHGKKTAALKSLMLYVTNTADNTVSVLDRVNNSLVSVIQVGKRPQGIVVNERGTYAYVANAGSTTVSVIDTMTSEVEDTIDLPLAIHPSGITITPDGRYVFTANRESDNVTMIDTDLKKSIDTFGVGHKPFDLAVSPCGQWLYVTNQGSRDLYIVSIESRKLVDRVPVQAESGGIAVAEVSFSQDRLFIADSGSSAVQVFDIDLDALQKQERGGKSQFSPGHSVKKSFLLQGEYSPSRLVLDEERGKLYVANRKDNSVSSFSVASNSLNIQENRYQVGRNPTGLALDSARNYLYVVNSAEDSLSIIDLRQERVVESIRVGREPFGVDLIRK, from the coding sequence ATGAGGAAAATTTGGGGAATCTGCCTGGTGAGTATGCTTTTATTGTCAGGCTGTGGTGCTCTGCTTGCCGGATCACAGAAGCCCTCCCGGTTCCCGGAAGGCACGCTCCGTCTTGCCGTACAGTTTCAGAGTCCGGGCCATGAGGAAATCTCTTTCATGGTCCGGGACATTCAGGCCACCCGTGCTGACGGCATGGTGTTTTCCCGGCCTGTTGAGCAGGTTTTGCGGGCAGGATCCGAGCCGCGTCAGGTGATATTCGAGGTCAGGCTGCCGACCGGAGCTTACCAGAAAATAGGCCTGTGGTTCGCTGATGCGGCTCTTCACCAGCCCTCGGCTGATATTCCCCTCGATGTTCCCCAGGAATATACTTTTTTGGACCTTCCCGTACTGATACACCCGCAGGGAACTGTCGAGGCGCATATTAACCTCGAGGTAAGGTCTCAAAGCAGGGGCAAGAATGCGGCGACCGGTACCGGAGAAAGGATGCTGTTTTCCGCCAGACTGACCCACGGGAAAAAAACGGCAGCTCTGAAGTCTCTGATGCTGTATGTTACCAACACGGCGGATAATACCGTCTCGGTCCTGGACCGGGTCAATAACTCGCTGGTTTCGGTGATTCAGGTGGGGAAACGTCCGCAGGGAATCGTGGTCAATGAGCGGGGCACCTATGCTTACGTGGCCAATGCAGGCTCCACTACGGTTTCAGTCATCGATACCATGACCAGCGAGGTGGAAGACACTATTGACCTGCCGCTCGCCATTCATCCTTCCGGTATAACCATCACTCCTGATGGCAGGTATGTGTTCACCGCCAACAGGGAGAGCGATAACGTGACCATGATCGACACCGATCTGAAAAAGTCGATCGATACCTTCGGAGTCGGTCATAAGCCGTTTGATCTTGCGGTCAGTCCCTGCGGACAGTGGCTGTATGTCACCAACCAGGGCTCCCGTGACCTTTACATTGTCAGTATTGAAAGCCGCAAACTGGTGGACAGGGTCCCGGTGCAGGCGGAAAGCGGAGGGATAGCGGTGGCAGAGGTCAGCTTTTCGCAGGACCGTCTTTTTATCGCCGATTCCGGATCTTCGGCAGTCCAGGTGTTTGATATTGATCTTGATGCATTACAGAAACAGGAGCGGGGCGGAAAAAGTCAGTTTTCTCCCGGGCATTCGGTGAAAAAATCTTTCCTGCTTCAGGGGGAGTATAGTCCCTCCCGTCTCGTTCTGGATGAAGAGCGGGGGAAGCTGTATGTCGCCAATCGGAAAGATAATTCGGTCAGCAGTTTTTCTGTTGCCTCGAACTCGTTGAATATTCAGGAGAATCGATATCAGGTAGGCCGCAATCCGACAGGGTTGGCTCTTGACAGCGCGCGAAATTACCTTTATGTTGTTAATAGTGCAGAAGACAGCCTTTCAATTATCGATCTGCGTCAGGAACGTGTTGTTGAGTCGATCAGAGTTGGAAGAGAACCGTTTGGAGTGGACTTGATTCGAAAATAA
- a CDS encoding cytochrome c3 family protein, giving the protein MVKVLCWLWVVSLISGMPGIYSVQAASSRSVHADPQNLTGTNCLDCHMQKPPAPGTAREEIWSGIDPRSSQKCLRCHAEDVPPSCKLSSSKEVSASLLGQIPKFPLPLLQNQIGCPSCHITHLVPEKEKNPFLLRKEHQAFLKMAESINPHKSGIFCFQCHEKEPRPGDKELHLKSGGNSVQVCRSCHDNKRAKADNHPVGIIPSKERGVKVPEKFPLKEGKLACITCHQMPCQGKTESLFFLRGGPYQRRIDTCLVCHVREQYEKINPHDQVTEAGEIREDRCLFCHDINKENAAGLAFKFKAPFKFYCLGCHPISVEKHPFGAHHTGRQLHTIWEDLKPSERIELSQQERFKMFPISISGQIMCTTCHNPHDVRKGPKLRINDVNKSCRQCHYKKYGQITRTDLSSSGQWARKQDAQAPSPVQETPTQNDLDPDKEDKVPFGYRASLSYYCIGCHANKETNHPYGIVHTGKFVKRFWANKLSKGAINAPVGAQGIESKGVESSDSLDIQIFPLTLSGQIGCFTCHDPHNGAKGPKLRVESKERLCTLCHPNRAGIIEKYLRENPGQERQK; this is encoded by the coding sequence ATGGTTAAAGTTCTCTGCTGGTTGTGGGTTGTGTCCCTGATTTCAGGGATGCCGGGTATCTATTCTGTTCAGGCAGCATCTAGCCGGTCAGTGCATGCTGATCCGCAAAATCTGACCGGCACCAATTGTCTGGATTGCCATATGCAAAAGCCACCCGCTCCCGGCACGGCCAGGGAAGAAATCTGGAGCGGCATTGATCCCCGCTCCAGTCAAAAATGCCTTCGGTGTCATGCCGAAGATGTCCCCCCAAGCTGCAAGCTCAGCTCATCGAAGGAAGTAAGTGCGAGTTTACTTGGTCAGATTCCAAAATTTCCTCTGCCTCTTCTGCAAAATCAGATTGGCTGTCCAAGCTGCCATATCACTCACCTGGTGCCGGAAAAAGAGAAAAACCCCTTCCTGCTGCGGAAGGAGCATCAGGCTTTTCTCAAGATGGCTGAAAGCATCAATCCCCATAAATCGGGCATATTCTGCTTTCAGTGCCATGAGAAAGAGCCCCGTCCGGGGGATAAGGAGCTTCATCTGAAGTCCGGAGGAAATTCCGTCCAGGTGTGCAGGAGTTGTCATGACAACAAACGGGCCAAGGCGGACAATCACCCCGTAGGTATCATTCCATCCAAAGAGCGGGGGGTAAAAGTTCCGGAAAAATTCCCGCTGAAAGAGGGAAAACTTGCCTGTATAACCTGCCATCAGATGCCCTGCCAGGGAAAGACGGAAAGCCTTTTCTTTCTCCGTGGGGGGCCGTATCAGAGGCGGATCGATACCTGCCTGGTCTGCCATGTAAGGGAGCAGTATGAAAAGATCAATCCCCACGACCAGGTTACCGAGGCCGGGGAAATCCGTGAGGACCGGTGCCTGTTTTGTCACGACATCAACAAGGAAAACGCTGCCGGGCTGGCCTTCAAGTTCAAGGCCCCCTTCAAGTTTTACTGTCTCGGCTGTCATCCGATCAGTGTCGAGAAGCACCCGTTCGGCGCACATCACACCGGACGGCAGTTGCATACTATCTGGGAGGACCTCAAACCTTCGGAGAGGATCGAGCTTTCTCAGCAGGAGCGGTTCAAGATGTTTCCCATCAGCATCAGCGGGCAAATCATGTGCACTACCTGTCATAATCCTCACGATGTCCGCAAAGGCCCGAAGCTGCGCATCAACGATGTCAATAAGAGCTGTCGGCAGTGCCATTATAAGAAGTATGGCCAGATAACCCGGACAGATCTGTCTTCATCCGGCCAGTGGGCCCGGAAACAGGATGCCCAGGCTCCTTCTCCTGTCCAGGAGACTCCCACGCAAAATGATCTTGACCCGGACAAGGAGGATAAAGTACCATTTGGATACAGGGCATCTCTCAGCTATTACTGCATCGGCTGTCATGCCAATAAAGAGACGAATCATCCATACGGAATCGTCCATACCGGTAAATTCGTCAAGCGGTTCTGGGCAAACAAGTTGTCGAAGGGTGCGATTAATGCCCCTGTAGGTGCTCAGGGCATTGAGAGCAAAGGCGTTGAGAGCAGTGACAGTCTGGATATCCAGATTTTTCCCTTGACCCTGAGTGGACAAATCGGCTGTTTTACATGCCATGACCCCCATAACGGGGCGAAAGGGCCAAAATTGCGGGTTGAATCGAAAGAAAGGCTGTGCACTCTCTGCCATCCGAATCGGGCTGGAATTATCGAAAAATACCTGAGGGAGAATCCGGGGCAGGAAAGGCAAAAGTAG
- a CDS encoding cytochrome b/b6 domain-containing protein, whose protein sequence is MAKKWGRRAEDQEYFPRLLRAEVWQHNIVWICFVLLVATGMMSLIPTDWVTAMFGRYTGPVYYYRHVAHLILAALLIFGSVWHLAYGAFTKPGRQMLLDMIPNLTDAIQMKQNIQYMLGMTDEKPKFDRFDYREKMEYIFGLIGTTVICVTGVVMTFEQLFPRFLVDVCGTVHLCEATLASITISIWHFYGVHWKPGKFPQDTSWIDGLVSMEHLKHEHPLQWERVMKERQMAKEGLKGASSAATSWGGQHDHHHNNTLEAEEE, encoded by the coding sequence ATGGCGAAGAAATGGGGCAGAAGAGCTGAAGATCAGGAATACTTTCCGCGCCTTTTGCGGGCGGAAGTTTGGCAGCATAATATTGTCTGGATCTGTTTTGTTCTCCTGGTAGCTACCGGAATGATGTCGTTGATACCGACTGACTGGGTAACGGCCATGTTTGGCAGATATACCGGCCCGGTATATTATTACCGCCATGTCGCTCATCTTATCCTGGCCGCCCTTTTAATTTTCGGCTCTGTCTGGCATCTTGCCTACGGAGCATTCACCAAGCCGGGAAGACAGATGCTGCTCGATATGATTCCCAACCTGACGGATGCGATCCAGATGAAGCAGAACATCCAATACATGCTCGGCATGACCGATGAAAAGCCGAAATTCGACCGTTTCGATTACCGGGAAAAGATGGAGTATATCTTTGGGCTGATCGGTACAACGGTCATCTGTGTCACCGGTGTGGTAATGACCTTTGAACAGTTATTTCCCAGGTTTCTGGTCGATGTCTGCGGTACCGTCCATCTGTGCGAAGCTACCCTGGCCAGTATCACCATTTCGATCTGGCATTTTTACGGGGTACACTGGAAACCGGGTAAATTCCCCCAGGACACCTCATGGATCGATGGGCTGGTAAGCATGGAGCATTTAAAACATGAACATCCTCTCCAGTGGGAGCGGGTGATGAAGGAGCGACAAATGGCCAAGGAAGGATTGAAAGGTGCCTCCTCAGCAGCTACCTCATGGGGTGGGCAGCACGATCATCATCATAACAACACGTTGGAAGCGGAGGAGGAATAA